A genome region from Bacillaceae bacterium IKA-2 includes the following:
- a CDS encoding HTH-type transcriptional regulator Hpr, which produces MDTNSPYSIKQSIIFSHKVAQLSKALWKSIEKDWQTWIKPFDLNINEHHILLIAYQLEGASISDVAKFGVMHVSTAFNFSKKLEERELLTFSKKQNDKRNTYVCLTEKGEKLLLETLEVYDPKQYGIYEGSLPIKELYGKFPEFSEVITIVRHIYGPDFMSIFDKTLEKIEQDFTEKDGKLVSIASLNAENK; this is translated from the coding sequence ATGGATACAAATTCGCCATACTCCATAAAACAATCAATCATATTTAGTCATAAAGTTGCTCAACTAAGTAAAGCTTTATGGAAGTCTATTGAAAAGGATTGGCAAACTTGGATAAAACCATTCGATTTAAATATTAACGAGCACCATATCCTACTAATTGCTTATCAACTTGAAGGTGCTTCAATATCTGACGTTGCCAAGTTTGGAGTCATGCACGTTTCAACGGCATTTAACTTTTCTAAAAAATTAGAGGAAAGAGAATTACTTACTTTTTCAAAAAAGCAAAATGACAAGCGGAATACTTATGTTTGCTTAACTGAAAAAGGGGAAAAGCTCCTACTTGAAACATTAGAAGTGTACGATCCGAAGCAATATGGAATTTACGAAGGTTCATTACCAATTAAAGAACTTTATGGGAAATTCCCTGAGTTCTCAGAAGTAATAACCATTGTTCGCCACATCTATGGGCCTGACTTTATGTCAATATTTGATAAAACATTAGAAAAAATAGAACAAGACTTTACTGAGAAGGATGGGAAATTAGT
- a CDS encoding YtxH domain-containing protein — translation MSGQSLFYGFVTGSLIGGAITLLSTPKSGNEIQKVITNNVNELTNSLSTFKEKTQQLSYQVETAAKESASTIKTVSSDVQNCVKEWRKDVEPTITDIQKSIQELHETIDQLEAEIKKPLSN, via the coding sequence ATGAGTGGACAATCACTATTTTATGGTTTTGTAACAGGAAGTCTTATCGGTGGGGCAATAACATTATTATCAACACCTAAGTCGGGAAATGAAATTCAAAAAGTAATTACTAATAACGTAAATGAGCTTACAAATTCACTTTCTACATTTAAAGAAAAAACTCAACAACTAAGCTATCAAGTCGAGACTGCTGCAAAAGAAAGTGCATCTACAATTAAAACCGTCTCATCAGATGTCCAGAACTGTGTTAAAGAGTGGCGGAAAGATGTGGAGCCAACAATTACAGATATTCAAAAGAGCATTCAAGAACTTCATGAAACCATTGATCAATTAGAGGCAGAAATTAAAAAACCGTTATCAAATTAG